A single genomic interval of Brevibacillus brevis harbors:
- the map gene encoding type I methionyl aminopeptidase, with protein sequence MIILKSKAELEVMREAGRIVALTHQELAKAIKPGVTTKQLDEIAETFIRSMGAIPSFKGYGGFSGSICASVNEELVHGIPGKRALQEGDIISIDIGAQFQGYHGDSAWTYPVGQISTENQKLLRVTEESLYKGLEKAVPGGRLSDISHAIQVHAEAAGFTLVREYVGHGIGQNLHEDPQVPNYGPPDRGPRLKPGMVLAIEPMVNAGERYVRTLEDNWTVVTVDRKTCAHFEHTIAITEDGYEIFTRT encoded by the coding sequence ATGATTATCCTAAAGTCGAAAGCAGAACTTGAGGTTATGCGCGAAGCTGGTCGTATCGTCGCACTCACCCATCAAGAACTGGCCAAGGCGATCAAGCCTGGTGTCACGACGAAGCAGCTAGACGAAATTGCCGAGACCTTTATTCGAAGCATGGGAGCAATTCCATCGTTTAAAGGCTATGGTGGCTTTTCAGGAAGTATCTGTGCTTCAGTCAATGAAGAACTCGTACACGGGATCCCAGGTAAACGGGCGTTGCAAGAAGGAGACATTATCAGTATCGACATTGGTGCCCAGTTTCAGGGTTACCATGGCGACTCCGCTTGGACGTATCCGGTCGGTCAGATTTCAACAGAAAACCAGAAGCTGCTCAGAGTAACGGAAGAGTCATTGTACAAGGGGCTTGAAAAAGCTGTTCCGGGTGGACGCTTATCCGATATCTCTCATGCGATTCAGGTTCATGCAGAAGCTGCCGGCTTCACACTCGTTCGCGAGTATGTGGGGCATGGGATCGGGCAAAACTTGCACGAAGATCCGCAGGTTCCTAACTACGGACCTCCTGATCGAGGACCGCGGTTAAAACCAGGCATGGTGTTGGCAATTGAGCCAATGGTAAATGCCGGCGAACGTTATGTCCGCACATTGGAGGACAATTGGACGGTAGTAACAGTGGATCGGAAAACTTGTGCTCATTTTGAACACACCATCGCGATTACGGAAGATGGCTATGAGATTTTTACACGGACATAA
- the rplO gene encoding 50S ribosomal protein L15, whose product MKLHELQPAEGSRHTRKRIGRGIGSGTGKTAGKGHKGQNARSGGGVRPGFEGGQNPLYRRLPKRGFTNISRKEFAIVSLDALNRFEEGTVVTPELLKETGVISALRDGVKVLANGELTVKLTVKAHKFSGAAAEKIAQVGGTTEVI is encoded by the coding sequence ATGAAATTGCATGAACTGCAACCTGCAGAAGGATCCCGTCACACTCGTAAGCGCATCGGTCGCGGTATTGGTAGCGGTACTGGCAAAACTGCTGGTAAAGGTCACAAAGGTCAAAACGCTCGTTCCGGCGGAGGTGTTCGTCCTGGATTCGAGGGTGGTCAAAACCCATTGTACCGTCGTCTGCCTAAGCGTGGTTTCACTAACATCAGCCGCAAAGAATTTGCGATTGTTAGCTTGGACGCGCTGAACCGTTTCGAAGAGGGCACTGTAGTAACACCTGAGCTGTTGAAAGAAACTGGTGTTATCAGCGCGCTGCGCGACGGTGTTAAGGTTCTTGCTAACGGTGAACTGACTGTGAAGCTGACTGTTAAAGCTCACAAGTTCTCCGGAGCTGCTGCTGAGAAGATCGCACAAGTCGGTGGAACAACCGAGGTGATCTAA
- the infA gene encoding translation initiation factor IF-1: MAKDDVIEVEGTVIEPLPNAMFRVELENGHKVLAHVSGKIRMHFIRILPGDKVTVELSPYDLTRGRITYRYK; the protein is encoded by the coding sequence ATGGCAAAAGATGATGTAATTGAGGTGGAAGGTACGGTAATCGAACCTTTGCCAAATGCTATGTTTCGAGTAGAATTAGAGAATGGACATAAAGTCCTTGCTCACGTCTCAGGAAAAATCCGCATGCACTTTATCCGTATCCTGCCGGGGGATAAAGTAACTGTTGAACTGTCGCCGTACGACTTAACCCGCGGACGTATTACGTACCGCTATAAATAG
- the rplQ gene encoding 50S ribosomal protein L17 → MAQRKLGRRSSARKALFRDLVTDLIINERIETTEMKAKELRPIAEKMITLAKRGDLHARRQVAAFVRKEVANAEGRDAVQKLFDEIAPRFKERNGGYTRILKAGPRRGDAAPMAYIEFV, encoded by the coding sequence ATGGCACAACGTAAATTGGGTCGTCGTAGCTCAGCTCGTAAAGCGCTGTTCCGCGACTTGGTAACAGACCTGATCATCAACGAGCGCATCGAAACTACAGAGATGAAGGCGAAAGAACTGCGCCCAATCGCTGAGAAAATGATCACGCTCGCGAAACGTGGCGATCTGCATGCTCGCCGTCAAGTTGCTGCTTTCGTTCGCAAAGAAGTTGCGAATGCTGAAGGCCGCGATGCTGTTCAAAAACTGTTCGATGAAATCGCTCCTCGCTTCAAAGAGCGCAACGGTGGATACACTCGTATCCTGAAAGCCGGCCCTCGCCGTGGCGACGCTGCTCCAATGGCGTACATCGAATTCGTTTAA
- a CDS encoding energy-coupling factor transporter transmembrane component T family protein, whose translation MLQNIAIGQYVPGQSFLHRADPRSKLLFIILFATLIFLANNTVTYAILIGFTLYAALLSRLSLSYILKSLKPVWILILFTVVLHIFITKGGTVYFQWGWFTVEEQGVRQAIFISLRLGLLILISSLLTLTTSPIDLTEGLERLLGPLGKIGIPVHDIALMMSIALRFIPTLMEETDKIIKAQTARGANFTSGSLVRRAKNLIPIAIPLFVSAFRRAEELALAMEARGYRGGVGRTRLNKLTFTWRDGIVAVVSVILVIVIGWWRT comes from the coding sequence ATGCTGCAGAATATCGCAATTGGTCAATACGTACCAGGGCAATCTTTTTTACATCGTGCAGATCCGCGAAGCAAGCTTCTCTTCATCATCCTTTTTGCTACCTTGATTTTTCTGGCTAACAATACGGTAACCTACGCCATACTCATTGGTTTTACCTTGTATGCTGCACTTCTTTCTAGGCTTTCATTGTCCTATATATTAAAAAGCTTAAAGCCAGTCTGGATCCTGATTTTATTTACCGTCGTCTTGCATATTTTTATTACGAAAGGCGGAACGGTCTACTTTCAGTGGGGATGGTTTACAGTAGAAGAACAGGGAGTTCGCCAGGCGATCTTCATTTCTTTGCGCTTGGGACTTTTGATTCTCATTAGTTCCTTGCTAACACTGACCACCTCTCCAATCGATTTGACGGAGGGTTTGGAGCGTTTACTAGGACCACTAGGGAAGATCGGCATACCGGTTCATGATATAGCCCTGATGATGTCAATTGCACTCCGGTTCATTCCGACCCTGATGGAAGAAACGGATAAGATCATCAAGGCGCAGACCGCCAGAGGAGCCAATTTCACCAGTGGTAGTCTCGTACGCAGAGCCAAGAACCTGATTCCGATCGCTATCCCATTGTTCGTTAGTGCGTTTCGGCGTGCTGAAGAGCTGGCTTTGGCGATGGAAGCTCGTGGCTATCGCGGGGGAGTGGGTAGAACGCGGCTGAATAAGCTGACGTTTACTTGGCGTGATGGAATCGTAGCTGTTGTGAGTGTGATCTTGGTAATCGTGATTGGATGGTGGCGTACATGA
- the rpsM gene encoding 30S ribosomal protein S13, which yields MARIAGVDLPREKRVEVALTYIFGIGRPTSQKILSATGVDMNTRVRDLTEDEVNKLREYIDKTVKVEGDLRREISLNIKRLMEIGCFRGIRHRRGLPVRGQRSKTNARTRKGPRRTVANKKK from the coding sequence ATGGCACGTATTGCAGGCGTAGACTTGCCGCGCGAAAAACGCGTTGAAGTTGCTCTTACCTACATTTTTGGTATTGGCCGCCCCACGTCTCAAAAAATTCTGTCCGCTACTGGCGTAGACATGAACACTCGTGTTCGCGATCTGACAGAAGATGAAGTGAACAAACTTCGTGAGTACATCGACAAAACTGTGAAGGTGGAAGGTGACCTCCGTCGTGAGATCTCCCTCAACATCAAGCGTCTGATGGAAATCGGTTGCTTCCGTGGCATCCGTCATCGTCGTGGACTTCCAGTTCGCGGTCAACGTTCTAAAACAAATGCTCGTACGCGTAAAGGTCCACGCCGTACAGTAGCAAACAAGAAGAAGTAA
- the rpsK gene encoding 30S ribosomal protein S11, which produces MAKRKQATATRTRRRDRKNVEVGVAHIRSTFNNTIVTITDPHGNAISWSSAGSLGFKGSRKSTPFAAQMAAEAAARVAMEHGMRSLEVSVKGPGAGREAAIRSLQATGLEVNMIKDVTPIPHNGCRPPKRRRV; this is translated from the coding sequence ATGGCGAAAAGAAAACAAGCTACAGCAACTCGTACCCGTCGTCGTGACCGTAAGAATGTTGAAGTCGGCGTAGCACACATCCGCTCAACTTTCAACAATACGATTGTCACTATCACGGATCCACACGGTAACGCGATCTCTTGGTCCAGTGCTGGTTCCCTCGGCTTCAAAGGCTCCCGTAAAAGCACTCCATTTGCTGCGCAAATGGCTGCTGAAGCGGCTGCACGCGTTGCTATGGAACACGGTATGCGTTCCCTTGAAGTATCGGTAAAAGGCCCAGGTGCTGGTCGTGAAGCTGCGATCCGTTCCCTGCAAGCAACTGGTCTTGAAGTGAACATGATTAAAGACGTGACGCCAATTCCGCACAACGGTTGCCGTCCACCAAAACGTCGCCGCGTGTAA
- a CDS encoding energy-coupling factor transporter ATPase, with protein sequence MNEDNLLALRDVSYTYDGEDGQRVPVLQGVDLTIQKGSFVSVLGHNGSGKSTMAKLMNALLLPEGGTVLISGMDTKDGEQLWEIRRHVGMVFQNPDNQIVGATVEDDVAFGLENMGVDPKEMRERIDEALVSVGMESYLQAQPHRLSGGQKQRVAIAGIMAMRPSVIILDEATAMLDPQGRMEVLNLARQLNRDEGLTIINITHFPEEAIYSDKVIVMNAGEVLMEGKPTEVFNEVDRLKQVGLDVPFAVRLRHALQSKGIDLPFVLHQEELVEHVCKLLLTK encoded by the coding sequence ATGAATGAAGATAACCTGCTGGCATTGCGAGATGTTTCTTATACCTACGATGGTGAGGATGGCCAACGGGTTCCGGTATTACAAGGTGTTGACCTTACCATTCAAAAAGGTTCCTTTGTATCCGTACTAGGTCACAACGGTTCCGGCAAATCAACGATGGCAAAGCTGATGAATGCTCTGTTGCTTCCAGAAGGCGGCACAGTACTTATCAGTGGAATGGATACGAAAGATGGGGAGCAGCTTTGGGAAATCCGACGACATGTTGGCATGGTCTTTCAGAACCCGGACAATCAGATTGTTGGGGCTACAGTGGAAGATGATGTCGCCTTTGGCCTAGAAAACATGGGTGTGGACCCCAAAGAGATGCGAGAACGCATTGATGAGGCGCTCGTTTCTGTAGGGATGGAGTCTTATTTACAGGCACAACCACATCGTCTGTCTGGGGGTCAAAAGCAACGAGTGGCGATCGCAGGGATTATGGCGATGCGTCCTTCTGTCATCATCTTGGATGAAGCGACAGCGATGCTTGATCCACAAGGGAGAATGGAAGTGCTGAATCTGGCTCGTCAACTGAACCGTGACGAGGGACTCACGATCATCAACATTACCCACTTTCCGGAAGAAGCCATCTATTCGGATAAGGTCATCGTTATGAATGCGGGTGAGGTCCTGATGGAAGGTAAGCCAACTGAAGTGTTTAATGAGGTAGATCGATTGAAACAGGTGGGACTTGATGTGCCATTTGCCGTTCGACTTCGACACGCACTTCAATCCAAAGGGATTGATTTACCGTTTGTCCTGCATCAAGAGGAGCTGGTGGAGCACGTATGCAAATTACTTTTGACCAAGTAA
- a CDS encoding DNA-directed RNA polymerase subunit alpha, whose product MIEIEKPKIEVVEVSDDNSYGKFVVEPLERGYGTTLGNSLRRILLSSLPGAAVRTVQIDGVLHEFSTVEGVVEDVTEIILNIKGLALKIHSDEEKVIEIDAEGEGVVKAGDIRADSDVEVLNPDLHIATLANGGRLHIRMTAGRGRGYVQSDGNKSEDLPIGVIPIDSIYTPIKRVNYQVENTRVGQMTNYDKLTLEVWTNGSISPEEAVSLGAKIMTEHLNLFVGLTDEAKDAEIMVEKEEDKKEKVLEMTIEELDLSVRSYNCLKRAGINTVQELTQKTEEDMMKVRNLGRKSLEEVQEKLAELGLSLRSDD is encoded by the coding sequence ATGATAGAAATAGAAAAACCAAAAATCGAGGTTGTGGAAGTTAGCGACGACAACTCGTATGGAAAGTTTGTTGTAGAACCTCTAGAGCGCGGATACGGAACTACCCTTGGCAACTCGCTGAGACGAATTCTTCTTTCGTCCTTGCCAGGCGCGGCAGTTCGTACTGTTCAAATCGATGGGGTTCTTCACGAATTCTCTACGGTTGAAGGCGTCGTTGAAGATGTAACCGAGATCATCCTGAACATCAAAGGCTTGGCGCTGAAGATCCATTCCGATGAAGAAAAAGTAATCGAGATCGATGCAGAAGGCGAAGGCGTTGTCAAAGCGGGAGATATCCGTGCTGACAGTGATGTGGAGGTCTTAAACCCTGATCTTCATATTGCAACGTTGGCCAATGGCGGTCGTCTGCATATCCGCATGACAGCTGGACGTGGTCGTGGTTATGTTCAATCTGACGGAAACAAATCTGAGGATCTGCCTATTGGTGTGATTCCGATTGATTCGATCTACACGCCGATCAAGCGCGTTAACTATCAAGTGGAAAATACCCGTGTAGGGCAAATGACCAACTATGACAAGTTAACACTTGAGGTTTGGACTAACGGTAGCATCAGTCCGGAAGAAGCCGTGAGTCTCGGCGCAAAAATCATGACGGAGCACCTGAACTTGTTCGTTGGTCTGACTGACGAGGCGAAGGATGCAGAAATCATGGTAGAGAAGGAAGAGGACAAGAAAGAGAAAGTCTTGGAGATGACTATCGAAGAGCTCGATCTTTCCGTTCGTTCCTACAACTGCTTGAAGCGTGCCGGTATTAATACCGTGCAAGAGCTGACGCAGAAGACCGAAGAGGACATGATGAAAGTACGCAATCTGGGGCGCAAATCTCTTGAAGAAGTTCAAGAAAAGTTAGCTGAACTGGGCTTGTCCCTGCGCAGTGACGATTAG
- a CDS encoding energy-coupling factor transporter ATPase, with amino-acid sequence MQITFDQVSHIYAKGTPFERVALHNISLTIPSGSFVGIIGHTGSGKSTLIQHLNGLLMPSSGQITLGDAVITPKRRLPHAQRRDIGLVFQYPEHQLFEETVAKDVAFGPLNFDLPTEMVEARVKESLEIVGLDYATIKDRSPFHLSGGQMRRVALAGVLAMQPKVLVLDEPTAGLDPAGRVTILEGIYRIHREQNLTTLLVTHSMEEAARYADYLLVMAQGQVALQGKPEDVFMHVDRLRELSLDVPETVALVSQMNQMLPDKASLPSSLYREEELIAHLLERLSVPKEG; translated from the coding sequence ATGCAAATTACTTTTGACCAAGTAAGCCATATCTACGCAAAGGGAACACCGTTCGAACGAGTTGCCTTACACAATATTTCGCTGACGATTCCATCCGGTTCGTTTGTCGGAATTATTGGCCACACGGGCTCAGGTAAGTCAACGCTGATTCAGCACTTGAACGGTTTGCTGATGCCTAGTTCAGGGCAGATTACCCTGGGTGATGCGGTCATTACTCCAAAGCGGCGATTACCCCATGCTCAAAGGCGCGATATTGGGCTCGTCTTTCAATATCCTGAACATCAGTTGTTTGAAGAAACGGTTGCGAAGGATGTTGCTTTTGGACCACTCAATTTTGACTTGCCAACGGAAATGGTGGAAGCCCGCGTAAAGGAGTCCCTTGAAATTGTTGGCCTAGATTATGCCACGATCAAGGATCGCTCGCCGTTTCATTTGAGTGGCGGGCAAATGCGACGTGTTGCTTTGGCTGGTGTTCTTGCCATGCAGCCGAAGGTTCTGGTATTGGATGAACCAACTGCGGGCCTTGATCCTGCGGGACGAGTAACGATTCTGGAAGGGATCTACCGGATTCATCGGGAACAAAACCTCACGACACTATTGGTCACGCACAGCATGGAAGAGGCAGCCCGCTATGCAGACTATTTGCTTGTGATGGCACAAGGCCAAGTAGCTTTGCAGGGTAAGCCGGAAGATGTATTCATGCATGTGGACCGTCTCCGAGAGCTGTCTTTGGATGTACCGGAAACGGTGGCTCTTGTATCGCAAATGAATCAAATGCTGCCGGACAAGGCTAGTCTGCCGAGCTCCCTTTATCGGGAGGAAGAGCTGATTGCCCATCTGCTGGAACGACTGTCCGTACCAAAGGAGGGCTAG
- the rpmJ gene encoding 50S ribosomal protein L36 gives MKVRPSVKPICEKCKVIRRKGNVMVICENPKHKQKQG, from the coding sequence ATGAAAGTGAGACCTTCGGTTAAACCGATCTGCGAGAAATGCAAGGTTATCCGTCGCAAAGGTAACGTAATGGTTATTTGTGAAAATCCGAAGCATAAGCAAAAACAAGGGTAA
- the secY gene encoding preprotein translocase subunit SecY, with protein sequence MLASLTNIFKISDLRRKILFTLMMLVVFRIGSFVPVPNVNVELFQQNTNQLLGLLNTFSGGALQNFSIFAMGIMPYITASIIMQLMSMDVVPKLTQWAREGEVGRRKIATVTRYATIILGLIQSVGMTIGFNNMAPGLLNDTSVSSYALIALTLTAGTAFMMWMGEQITEKGIGNGISILIVAGIVAGLPNAAATIYTTMFGDPSVNIFFSIVKVLLILLVVLAIIVGVIFMQQGLRKIPVQYAKRVVGRKMYGGQSTHIPLKINSAGVIPVIFAVSLVMFPSTIAQFWVDASGQGFANWIYQNFQVNKPLGMTLYAILILGFTYFYTFVQINPVQMAENMRKNGGYIPGIRPGKNTEVFITRTLNRLTLAGALFLMTIAILPFFFGSIANLPQSIFIGGTSLLIVVGVCLDTMKQIESQMIKRHYQGFIK encoded by the coding sequence ATGTTAGCGTCCTTAACTAACATTTTTAAAATTAGCGACCTACGTCGCAAGATCCTTTTTACGCTCATGATGCTGGTCGTTTTCCGGATCGGAAGCTTTGTGCCAGTTCCTAACGTAAATGTCGAGTTGTTTCAGCAGAATACAAACCAACTACTGGGCTTGTTGAACACCTTCTCAGGTGGAGCACTGCAAAACTTCTCGATTTTTGCCATGGGTATCATGCCGTACATTACGGCATCGATTATCATGCAGCTGATGTCCATGGATGTTGTGCCTAAGCTTACGCAATGGGCTCGTGAAGGGGAAGTTGGTCGTCGCAAGATTGCCACCGTTACCCGTTACGCTACCATCATCCTTGGTTTGATTCAGTCTGTAGGGATGACGATTGGATTCAACAATATGGCGCCTGGTTTGCTAAACGACACGTCGGTTAGCAGCTATGCACTCATTGCGTTGACTTTGACAGCTGGGACCGCATTCATGATGTGGATGGGGGAACAGATTACGGAAAAGGGTATCGGTAACGGGATTTCGATCCTGATCGTTGCCGGGATCGTTGCTGGATTGCCTAATGCAGCTGCGACGATTTACACCACGATGTTTGGTGATCCATCTGTAAACATCTTTTTCAGCATCGTCAAAGTTCTGCTTATCCTATTGGTGGTCCTCGCCATTATTGTCGGGGTTATCTTTATGCAGCAAGGTCTTCGTAAGATTCCAGTGCAATATGCGAAACGAGTGGTTGGACGCAAAATGTACGGTGGTCAATCTACCCACATTCCGCTGAAAATTAACTCTGCTGGTGTTATTCCTGTTATCTTTGCGGTATCGCTGGTAATGTTCCCGTCAACGATTGCTCAGTTCTGGGTGGATGCATCTGGACAAGGATTTGCTAACTGGATTTATCAGAACTTCCAAGTCAACAAACCATTAGGAATGACGCTTTACGCTATCTTGATTCTCGGATTCACCTACTTCTACACATTCGTACAGATCAATCCTGTACAAATGGCAGAAAACATGAGAAAAAATGGCGGTTACATTCCTGGTATCCGACCTGGTAAAAACACTGAGGTATTCATTACTCGTACATTAAACCGTTTAACATTGGCGGGCGCTTTGTTCCTGATGACAATTGCCATTTTGCCATTCTTCTTCGGTAGTATTGCAAACTTGCCGCAATCCATTTTCATCGGCGGTACATCGCTGTTGATCGTGGTCGGGGTATGCTTGGATACAATGAAGCAGATTGAAAGTCAGATGATCAAACGCCACTACCAAGGGTTTATTAAGTAA
- the truA gene encoding tRNA pseudouridine(38-40) synthase TruA produces the protein MKRLRCVLAYDGTDFSGFQVQPDQVTVQGEIEAALNRVTGEDIQVFGSGRTDAGVHARGQVIHFDTSSNIPMDKWRFVLNNQLPDSIVIRTVEEVDASFHARFDVQVKEYRYCIDNNPVADVFRHRYADHVRFPLDVDAMQQAAHYLVGEHDFTSFCSAKTFVEDKVRTVYGLTVEKIGHEVWVTCRGNGFLYNMVRIIVGTLVEVGQGKRSPAELREILAACDREKAGKTAPAKGLTMWEVVY, from the coding sequence ATGAAGCGACTGCGATGTGTATTAGCATATGACGGAACTGACTTCAGTGGTTTTCAGGTACAGCCAGATCAAGTAACGGTCCAGGGTGAAATTGAAGCCGCATTGAATCGGGTTACCGGAGAAGATATTCAAGTCTTCGGGTCGGGCCGGACAGATGCGGGCGTTCATGCACGAGGTCAAGTGATTCACTTTGACACGTCGAGTAACATTCCGATGGATAAATGGCGGTTTGTGTTGAACAATCAATTGCCTGATTCTATTGTCATTCGGACAGTCGAAGAGGTCGATGCCTCTTTTCATGCGCGTTTTGACGTGCAAGTAAAAGAATATCGATATTGCATCGACAACAATCCAGTGGCAGATGTATTTCGACATCGTTACGCCGACCATGTCCGGTTTCCGTTAGATGTGGACGCGATGCAGCAGGCTGCTCATTATTTGGTGGGTGAACATGATTTTACTTCCTTTTGCTCGGCAAAAACATTCGTCGAGGACAAGGTTCGGACTGTGTACGGGCTCACCGTGGAAAAAATCGGACACGAGGTATGGGTGACATGCCGAGGCAATGGTTTTTTGTACAACATGGTTCGAATTATTGTGGGGACTTTGGTTGAAGTAGGGCAAGGAAAAAGAAGCCCTGCTGAACTGAGGGAAATCCTCGCGGCATGTGATCGGGAAAAGGCAGGTAAGACAGCACCAGCCAAGGGTCTGACCATGTGGGAAGTTGTCTACTAG
- the rpsI gene encoding 30S ribosomal protein S9 has translation MAQVQYYGTGRRKHSVARVRLVPGEGRIVINKREMDTYFGLETLKLIVKQPLVLTETLGRYDVLVNVNGGGTTGQAGAIRHGVARALLKADPELRGALKRAGFLTRDPRMKERKKYGLKAARRAPQFSKR, from the coding sequence GTGGCACAAGTACAATACTACGGTACAGGTCGTCGTAAGCACTCCGTAGCACGCGTTCGCCTGGTTCCAGGTGAAGGTCGCATCGTGATCAACAAGCGTGAAATGGATACTTACTTTGGTTTGGAAACACTGAAATTGATCGTAAAACAACCACTCGTTCTGACTGAAACTCTTGGTCGTTACGATGTATTGGTTAACGTAAACGGCGGCGGAACCACTGGTCAAGCTGGTGCAATCCGTCACGGCGTTGCTCGCGCTCTGCTGAAAGCAGATCCGGAACTGCGCGGCGCTCTGAAACGCGCTGGCTTCCTGACTCGCGATCCTCGTATGAAAGAACGTAAGAAATACGGCTTGAAAGCAGCTCGTCGCGCACCTCAATTCTCCAAGCGCTAA
- a CDS encoding adenylate kinase: MNIILMGLPGAGKGTQAERIVKEFDIPHISTGDMFRAAVKNETPLGLEAKSYMDKGHLVPDEVVIGIVRERLSMDDCAKGFLLDGFPRTVPQAEALTATVKELGREIDHVININVQREQLIERLTGRWICPVCGASYHTMFNPPKEAGVCDKDGGKLYQRDDDKIEVVTQRLDVNIAQTQPLIDYYSAQELLRDIDGEQDIQVVFAEIKSLLRG; this comes from the coding sequence GTGAATATAATTCTGATGGGACTGCCTGGAGCCGGTAAAGGGACACAGGCAGAACGTATCGTAAAAGAGTTTGACATCCCGCACATTTCGACTGGCGACATGTTCCGAGCTGCGGTCAAAAACGAAACGCCGCTCGGACTAGAGGCTAAATCCTACATGGATAAAGGTCATCTCGTCCCAGACGAGGTCGTCATTGGTATTGTGCGGGAGCGCCTTTCGATGGATGACTGCGCAAAGGGATTCCTCTTAGATGGTTTTCCGCGCACAGTTCCTCAGGCGGAAGCGTTGACAGCTACAGTAAAAGAGCTGGGACGCGAAATTGACCATGTAATTAACATCAACGTTCAACGCGAGCAATTGATTGAACGTCTGACCGGTCGCTGGATCTGCCCTGTTTGCGGTGCTAGCTATCACACGATGTTCAATCCTCCAAAAGAGGCTGGCGTATGTGATAAAGATGGTGGTAAGCTGTATCAGCGTGATGACGACAAGATCGAAGTGGTAACACAACGCCTTGACGTAAATATCGCTCAAACACAGCCACTTATCGACTACTACTCCGCACAGGAACTTCTGCGAGATATCGATGGAGAACAAGATATCCAGGTAGTGTTTGCGGAAATTAAGTCTTTGTTGCGAGGGTAA
- the rplM gene encoding 50S ribosomal protein L13, whose protein sequence is MRTTYMAKPLEVERKWYIVDAEGQTLGRLASEVASILRGKLKPEFTPHVDAGDFVIVINADKVKLTGNKLNDKIYYTHSLYPGGLKKTTAGAMLNKRPDRMFELAVKGMLPKNSLGRQMFTKLKVYAGTEHPHAAQKPEVWQIRG, encoded by the coding sequence ATGCGTACCACATATATGGCGAAACCGCTCGAAGTTGAGCGCAAATGGTACATCGTTGACGCTGAAGGCCAAACGCTGGGTCGTCTGGCGAGCGAAGTAGCTTCTATCCTGCGCGGAAAATTGAAACCAGAATTCACTCCTCACGTTGACGCTGGCGATTTCGTAATCGTAATCAACGCTGACAAAGTGAAATTGACTGGTAACAAACTGAATGACAAAATTTACTACACTCACTCCCTGTATCCAGGTGGTTTGAAAAAGACCACTGCTGGCGCAATGCTGAACAAACGCCCAGATCGTATGTTCGAACTGGCGGTAAAAGGCATGCTGCCTAAAAACAGCCTGGGACGTCAAATGTTCACCAAGCTGAAAGTATACGCTGGAACTGAGCATCCACACGCAGCACAAAAACCAGAAGTTTGGCAAATTCGCGGTTAA